One region of Thiomonas intermedia genomic DNA includes:
- the metE gene encoding 5-methyltetrahydropteroyltriglutamate--homocysteine S-methyltransferase, which yields MTTTHILGYPRIGPQRELKFALEHFWQGKSSGATLQSAAAQLRSANWATQRDAGLRFATVGDFALYDHMLDTAVLLGALPARFGFDARSLRLEQLFALARGHATQPAMEMTKWFDTNYHYLVPELDAATMLDGGGEALFDRVREAQAAGHAPKPVLIGPLTFLWLSKSHQPGFDRRHLAPALSKAYARVLARLAELGVEWVQLDEPALTLDLDTAWRDLLPSLYAALPAQAGALRPRLLLTTYFESITFAPATLAALPVDGVHLDLVRAPRQLDVWREALPPQWVLSAGIIDGRNVWRSDLAAALSTLRPLHTALRERLWIAPSCSLLHVPVSLAAEGGAGARLNAEVRPWLAFAQEKLQELRLLATALDQGFEAVREALQVHAEALASRRDCPRVTLPQVRRRVEALTEADARRSAPYAQRIALQRARLILPPLPTTTIGSFPQTTEIRASRAAWRRGECRHTDYLQKMREEIATVIRQQEDIGLDVLVHGEAERNDMVEFFGEQLWGYTFTAGGWVQSYGSRCVKPPIIWGDVWRPEPMTVDTARHAQSLSARPVKGMLTGPITLLQWSFVRDDLPRAQVALQIALAVRDEVNDLQNAGLAIIQIDEPAIREGLPLKRGDWAAYLDWAVRAFGVSAGAARDDTQIHTHMCYSEFNDILPSIAAMDADVITIETSRSNMALLDGFGAFAYPNDIGPGVYDIHSPRVPSTADMVRLLRRAAQVIPPERLWINPDCGLKTRAWPETEAALRHMVQAARELREEWQSLGRIAPPIPRASPSFPPGTECQSCGAPDIG from the coding sequence ATGACCACCACGCACATCCTGGGCTATCCGCGCATCGGCCCGCAGCGCGAGCTGAAGTTCGCGCTCGAACATTTCTGGCAAGGCAAAAGCTCGGGAGCCACGCTGCAGTCAGCCGCGGCACAGCTGCGATCGGCAAACTGGGCCACGCAGCGTGATGCAGGACTGCGCTTTGCCACGGTGGGCGATTTCGCCCTGTACGACCACATGCTCGACACCGCCGTCCTGCTCGGTGCGCTGCCCGCGCGCTTCGGCTTCGACGCCCGCTCGCTGCGCCTGGAGCAGCTCTTCGCGCTGGCCCGCGGTCATGCCACGCAGCCCGCGATGGAGATGACCAAGTGGTTCGACACCAACTATCACTATCTCGTACCCGAACTCGACGCCGCAACCATGTTGGACGGCGGCGGTGAAGCGCTGTTCGACCGCGTGCGCGAGGCGCAGGCAGCGGGGCATGCGCCCAAGCCGGTCCTGATCGGACCGCTGACTTTTCTGTGGCTGTCCAAATCGCACCAGCCCGGCTTCGACCGCCGACACTTGGCGCCCGCGCTGTCCAAAGCCTACGCCCGGGTGCTGGCCCGCCTCGCCGAGCTGGGGGTGGAATGGGTGCAGCTCGACGAACCCGCGCTCACCCTCGACCTCGACACGGCCTGGCGCGATCTGCTGCCCTCGCTCTACGCCGCGCTGCCCGCGCAGGCCGGTGCGCTTCGCCCCAGGTTGTTGCTGACGACTTACTTCGAGTCGATCACCTTCGCCCCGGCCACGCTGGCCGCGCTGCCGGTCGATGGCGTGCATCTCGATCTGGTGCGGGCGCCACGGCAACTCGACGTCTGGCGCGAGGCGCTACCGCCGCAATGGGTGCTGTCCGCGGGCATCATCGACGGTCGCAATGTGTGGCGCAGCGATCTGGCTGCTGCGCTCTCCACCCTGCGACCGCTGCACACCGCGCTTCGCGAACGCCTGTGGATCGCGCCCTCTTGCTCGCTGCTGCACGTGCCCGTCAGCCTGGCCGCCGAGGGCGGCGCGGGCGCGCGCCTGAACGCCGAGGTACGGCCCTGGCTGGCGTTCGCGCAAGAAAAGCTGCAGGAACTGCGCCTGCTCGCCACCGCGCTCGACCAGGGCTTTGAGGCGGTACGCGAGGCCTTGCAGGTTCATGCGGAGGCCCTGGCTTCGCGCCGCGACTGCCCGCGCGTGACCCTGCCCCAGGTACGCCGCCGGGTGGAGGCGCTCACCGAGGCCGACGCCCGCCGCAGCGCCCCCTATGCGCAGCGCATCGCCCTGCAGCGCGCGCGCCTGATTCTGCCGCCGCTGCCTACGACCACCATCGGCTCCTTTCCGCAGACCACCGAGATTCGCGCATCGCGCGCGGCCTGGCGTCGCGGCGAATGTCGGCACACCGACTATCTGCAGAAGATGCGCGAGGAGATTGCCACAGTCATTCGCCAGCAGGAAGACATCGGCCTGGACGTGCTGGTGCATGGCGAGGCCGAGCGCAACGACATGGTGGAGTTTTTTGGCGAGCAGCTCTGGGGCTACACCTTCACTGCAGGCGGCTGGGTGCAGAGCTACGGTTCGCGCTGCGTGAAGCCGCCCATCATCTGGGGCGATGTGTGGCGGCCCGAGCCGATGACGGTGGACACGGCGCGCCATGCGCAATCCTTGTCCGCGCGCCCGGTCAAGGGCATGCTCACCGGCCCGATCACGCTGCTGCAATGGAGCTTCGTGCGCGACGATCTGCCGCGCGCGCAGGTGGCGCTGCAGATCGCGCTGGCGGTGCGCGACGAAGTGAACGATCTGCAGAATGCAGGCCTTGCCATCATCCAGATCGACGAACCCGCCATTCGCGAGGGTCTGCCGCTCAAGCGCGGCGACTGGGCCGCCTATCTCGACTGGGCCGTGCGCGCCTTCGGCGTGTCGGCGGGGGCAGCGCGCGACGACACTCAGATCCACACCCACATGTGCTATTCGGAATTCAACGACATCCTGCCGTCCATCGCGGCGATGGACGCGGATGTCATCACCATCGAGACCTCACGCTCGAACATGGCGCTGCTCGACGGCTTCGGCGCCTTCGCCTATCCGAACGACATCGGCCCCGGCGTGTATGACATTCACTCGCCGCGCGTGCCCTCCACCGCCGACATGGTTCGGCTGCTGCGCCGCGCCGCGCAAGTCATTCCGCCCGAGCGCCTGTGGATCAACCCGGACTGCGGCCTCAAGACCCGCGCCTGGCCGGAAACCGAAGCGGCCTTGCGGCACATGGTGCAGGCCGCACGCGAGCTGCGTGAGGAATGGCAGAGCCTGGGCCGGATTGCCCCGCCCATTCCGCGCGCGTCGCCCTCCTTCCCGCCTGGGACCGAGTGCCAAAGTTGCGGCGCGCCCGACATCGGGTGA